CCTGACCTGCGCGTAGTCCCGGACGCGGCGCAGCAGGCGGTTGGCGATACGGGGCGTGCCGCGGGAGCGGCCGGCGATCTCGGCGGCGCCTGCCGCGTCGATCTCGACGTCGAGGAGGCCGGCGGAGCGGTGGATCACGCGCTGGAGCTCGGCGGGGTCGTAGAACTCCATGTGGCCGGTGAAGCCGAAGCGGTCGCGCAGCGGGGGCGGCAGGAGGCCGGCCCGGGTGGTGGCGCCGACCAGGGTGAAGGGCGGGAGTTCCAGAGGGATGGCGGTGGCGCCGGGGCCCTTGCCGACGATGACGTCGACGCGGAAGTCCTCCATCGCCATGTAGAGCATCTCCTCGGCGGGCCGGGACATCCGGTGGATCTCGTCGAGGAAGAGGATCTCGCCCTCCTGGAGGGAGGAGAGGATCGCGGCGAGGTCGCCGGCGTGCTGGATGGCGGGGCCGGAGGTGATGCGGATCGGCGCGTTCATCTCGGCCGCGATGATCATCGAGAGGGTGGTCTTGCCGAGGCCGGGGGCGCCGGAGAGCAGCACGTGGTCGGCGGTGGCGCCACGCTGACGGGCGGCCTTGAGGACCAGGTCGAGCTGCTGGCGGACCTTCTCCTGGCCGACGAACTCGCTGAGGTCCTTGGGGCGCAGGGCGGCCTCGACGGCCTGGTCGTCCCCCTCGGCGGCGGCGTCGACGATGCGCGCCTCGGCCTCGGCCGACTCGGCGGTGGTGTCGTCGTCCCAGTTCACGGTGGATGCCTTCTCGTTCGTACGGCGGGGTCAGCGGCTCGGCGGCAGGTCCGCCCGGACCGCGAGGGGGCCGGGGGCCGGGCGGGTCAGCGGGTGCGGTTGAGGGCCTGGAGGGCGGCGCGGAGCAGCTGCGGTACGGGTGCGGCGCCGGTCTCGGCGAGGGCGGCCTCGGCAATCGGGGTGACGGCGCCGACGGCCTCCTCCGCCTCGCGGCTCGCGTAGCCGAGTCCGATCAGCGCGGCGGACAGCTGCTCGGTCCATGGCGCGGGCCCGGAGGCCGCGGCACGCTGGGCGCCGACCAGGCCGCTGCTGCCCAGGGGGGCGCCGAGCTTGTCCTTCAGTTCGAGGAGGAGCTTCTGCGCGCCCTTCTTGCCGATGCCGGGGACGGCCATGAGGGCCTTCTCGTCACCGGTGGAGACGGCGATCCGCAGCGCGTCGGGGCTGTGCACGCCGAGCATGGCCTGCGCGAGGCGGGGGCCTACGCCGCTGGCGGTCTGGAGCAGCTCGAAGACCTGCCGCTCGTCGTCGTCGGCGAAGCCGTACAGGGTGAGCGAGTCCTCACGGACCACCAACGAGGTGGCGAGCCGGGCGTCCTGACCGACCCTCAGGGCGGAGAGGGTGTTCGGCGTGCACTGCACGGCCATGCCCACGCCGCCGACCTCGATCACGGCGACGGAGGGGGCGAGGGCGGCGACCGGGCCGCTGACGAAGGCGATCATCGGGTTCGGCCTTTCACGGCGGATGACGGGTGCTGGGCGGGGGCCTGAGGGTGGGCGGAAGCCCGAGCGGCCGCCTGGTGCTGGGCGGCCGCCTGCTGGAGCCGGTTCTGGGCGACGGCCTGCTGGAGGCGGTTCTGGGCGGGAGCCCGCCAGATGTGGCAGATGGCGAGCGCGAGGGCGTCGGCGGCGTCGGCCGGCTTGGGTGGCGCGGAGAGCCGCAGGAGCCGGGTCACCATGGCTCCGACCTGCGCCTTGTCCGCGCGCCCGCTACCGGTGACGGCGGCCTTGACCTCGCTGGGCGTGTGCAGGGCGACGGGGATCCCGCGCCGCGAGGCGCAGAGCATGGCGACCGCGCTCGCCTGGGCCGTGCCCATCACCGTACGGACGTTGTGCTGGCTGAACACCCGCTCCACGGCTACCAGTTCGGGCGAGAAGCGGTCGAGCCACTCCTCGATTCCACGCTCGATGCCGACCAGCCGCACACCGATGTCCGCGTCGGCCGCAGTCCGGACCACACCGACGCCGAGCATGGTCAGGGGCCGCCCGGCGACGCCTTCGACGACACCGACGCCGCACCGGGTCAGTCCGGGGTCCACCCCGAGAACGCGCACTGTGTCCCTCCCTGGACCGCTGTCGCTCACCTGTTTGTGCAGGCTATCGGCTGCCACTGACAACGCAGCGGGCCGACGGGGGTGTGTCCCCGTCGGCCCGCTGTGGAACGGCCGCGCTCAGGCGTCGACCTTCTCCATGACCTCGTCGCTGACGTCGAAGTTGGCGAAGACGTTCTGCACGTCGTCGCTGTCCTCCAGCGCGTCGATCAGCTTGAACATCTTGCGCGCGCCCTCTTCGTCGAGCTCGACCTGCATGGTCGGGACGAAGCTGGACTCGGCCGAGTCGTAGTCGATGCCGGCCGCCTGGAGGGCGGTACGGACCGCGACCAGGTCGGTGGCCTCGCTGATGATCTCGAAGGACTCACCGAGGTCGTTGACCTCCTCGGCGCCGGCTTCGAGCACCGTCTCCAGGACATCGTCCTCGGACAGCTCGCCCTTGGGGAGCACGACGACGCCCTTGCGGTTGAACAGGTACGAGACCGAGCCCGGGTCGGCCATGGAGCCGCCGTTGCGGGTCATGGCGACGCGCACGTCGGAGGCGGCGCGGTTGCGGTTGTCGGTGAGGCACTCGATGAGCACCGCGACACCGTTCGGGCCGTAACCCTCGTACATGATCGTGGCGTAGTCGGCGCCGCCGGCCTCGAGGCCCGCTCCGCGCTTGAGCGCGGAGTCGATGTTCTTGTTCGGGACCGACTGCTTCTTCGCCTTCTGAACGGCGTCGAACAGCGTCGGGTTACCGTCCAGGTCGGCACCACCGGTACGGGCGGCGACCTCGATGTTCTTGATCAGCTTCGCGAAGAGCTTGCCGCGCTTGGCATCGATCACGGCCTTCTTGTGCTTCGTCGTAGCCCATTTAGAGTGGCCGGACATCTGCCTGTCTCCTTCGCGTAACCCATTTCTGAACGAACCCGAGAGATCCTACCGGGATCGAGTCACCGTGCCGCGCGCGCCATGTCGACGAACAGGCCGTGCAGTCGGTGGTCCCCCGTGAGCTCGGGGTGGAACGAGGTCGCCAGGGCGTTCCCCTGCCGTACGGCGACGATGTGACCGCCGTGCTCGGCGAGGACCTCGACCTGGGCGCCGATGGACTCGACCCACGGGGCCCGGATGAAGACGCCCTCGACGGGGCCGTCCTCGATGCCCGTGACCGTGACGCCGGCCTCGAAGGACTCGTTCTGACGCCCGAAGGCGTTACGGCGGACGATCATGTCGATGCCGCCGAAGGTCTCCTGGCCCGAGCGCGGGTCGAGGATCTTGTCGGCGAGCATGATCAGCCCGGCGCAGGTGCCGTAGACCGGCATGCCGGCGGCGATGCGCTCGCGGAGCGGCTCCATCAGGCCGAAGAGCACGGCCAGCTTGGAGATGGTGGTGGACTCGCCACCGGGGATGACGAGACCGTCGACCTCGGCGAGCTCCTCGGGGCGCCTCACCGGCCTGGCCACGGCGTCAGCCGCGGCCAGGGCGATCAGGTGCTCCCGTACGTCGCCCTGGAGAGCCAGGACACCAATCACGGGAGTGCTGCTCATCGGTGCTTACCAGCCCCGGTTGGCGTAGCGCTCGGACTCGGGGAGGGTGTCGCAGTTGATGCCGACCATGGCCTCGCCCAGGTTGCGGGAGGCGTCCGCGATGATCTTCGGGTCGTCGTAGAAGGTGGTGGCCTTCACGATGGCGGCGGCGCGCTTGGCCGGGTCGCCCGACTTGAAGATGCCGGAGCCGACGAAGACGCCCTCGGCGCCGAGCTGGCGCATGAGCGCGGCGTCGGCGGGGGTGGCGACGCCACCGGCGGAGAACAGCACGACCGGCAGCTTGCCGAGCTCGGCGACCTCCTTGACGAGCTCGTACGGGGCGCGGAGCTCCTTGGCGGCGGCGAACAGCTCGTTGTTGTCGAAGCCGCGCAGCTTGGCGATCTCGTTCTTGATCTGGCGCAGGTGACGGACGGCCTCGACGACGTTGCCGGTGCCGGCCTCGCCCTTGGAGCGGATCATGGCCGCACCCTCGGCGATGCGGCGGAGGGCCTCGCCCAGGTTGGTGGCGCCACAGACGAAGGGGGTCGTGAAGGCCCACTTGTCGGAGTGGTTGACCTCGTCGGCCGGGGTCAGGACCTCGGACTCGTCGATGTAGTCGACGCCGAGGGACTGCAGGACCTGCGCCTCGACGAAGTGACCGATGCGGGACTTGGCCATGACCGGGATGGAGACCGCGCCGATGATCTCTTCGATCATGTTCGGGTCGGACATACGGGCCACGCCGCCGTCCTTGCGGATGTCCGCGGGGACCCGCTCCAGGGCCATGACGGCCACGGCGCCGGCGTCCTCGGCGATCTTCGCCTGCTCGGCGTTGACCACGTCCATGATCACGCCGCCCTTGAGCTGCTCGGCCATGCCGCGCTTGACGCGCGCGGTGCCGGTCTCGGGGGACTGGAAGGTGGTGGAAGGCGTGGTGGACACAGGTACCTCACTCGTGACAACGGGGGTTGACGACAAGAAGAGGAAACAGGCCACCTGGGGTCCACATCAAGGGCCAATGTGGACTCGGTGGATCGTTTTCCCAGGTTAGGGGGGTCAGGCCGGGCGATCGGCAAGGGCCACTGGCGGCTCGTCGTCCATTTCGAAGGCCAGCGGGAAGGGCGCGTGGCCCGCGAGCCGGAACCAGCGGACCGTGCGGTGGCGGCGCAGGGCGCGGGCGGCCCGTACGGCGTCGTTGTGGAAGCGGCGCGCCATCGGCACCCGGCGCACGGCTGCGGCGAGCTCCCCGGCGGCCTCCTCGCCGCCGGGCGCCTCCCGTACGACCTCCACCTGCTCGGGCTCGCCGAAGACGACCCGCAGGGCCTGGCTCAGCTCGCTCTCGGCGACCTCCCGCTGGTCCTCCTCGGCCTGCCGGGCGGCGTGCGCGGCCTCGTACAGCACGATCGAGGCGGCCGGGTCGAGGACTCCGGAGGTGGCCAGCTCCTGGGTGACCGAGGCCCGGCGGAGAAGCTGTGCGTCCAGGGCGGCGCGGGCGGCGTCGATACGGGAGTGCAGCCGGTCGAGCCGTCCGGCGGTCCAGCTGAGATAGACGCCGATGAGGATCAGCGCGACAACGGTCCAGATCAGGGTTTCGGTCACGGGCGCACAGGCTACCGGGGCGACGGGCGGCGGATGCCGGACCGTCCCCGCCCCGCGGTGGGCATTCGTTCCGCCGGAGCGGGACGATTGCCCACCGCGGGGCGGGAGGATTGCCCGCACGGGGCGAGGCGGGTGCCCACGCGGGGCCGGGGCAGGGTGCCCACGCGGGGCGGAGGCAGGTGCCCATCCGGGGCCGAGGCGGGTGCCCACCCGGGGCCGAGGCCGGGACCCGGATCAGCCGAAGGGTGGGCCCCCTACAGCCCCAGCCTCGCCCGCAGCCCCACGCGTTCGTCCGTGTCCACCGCCGCCG
Above is a genomic segment from Streptomyces sp. NBC_00094 containing:
- the pdxT gene encoding pyridoxal 5'-phosphate synthase glutaminase subunit PdxT — encoded protein: MSSTPVIGVLALQGDVREHLIALAAADAVARPVRRPEELAEVDGLVIPGGESTTISKLAVLFGLMEPLRERIAAGMPVYGTCAGLIMLADKILDPRSGQETFGGIDMIVRRNAFGRQNESFEAGVTVTGIEDGPVEGVFIRAPWVESIGAQVEVLAEHGGHIVAVRQGNALATSFHPELTGDHRLHGLFVDMARAAR
- the pdxS gene encoding pyridoxal 5'-phosphate synthase lyase subunit PdxS — its product is MSTTPSTTFQSPETGTARVKRGMAEQLKGGVIMDVVNAEQAKIAEDAGAVAVMALERVPADIRKDGGVARMSDPNMIEEIIGAVSIPVMAKSRIGHFVEAQVLQSLGVDYIDESEVLTPADEVNHSDKWAFTTPFVCGATNLGEALRRIAEGAAMIRSKGEAGTGNVVEAVRHLRQIKNEIAKLRGFDNNELFAAAKELRAPYELVKEVAELGKLPVVLFSAGGVATPADAALMRQLGAEGVFVGSGIFKSGDPAKRAAAIVKATTFYDDPKIIADASRNLGEAMVGINCDTLPESERYANRGW
- the ruvB gene encoding Holliday junction branch migration DNA helicase RuvB, producing the protein MNWDDDTTAESAEAEARIVDAAAEGDDQAVEAALRPKDLSEFVGQEKVRQQLDLVLKAARQRGATADHVLLSGAPGLGKTTLSMIIAAEMNAPIRITSGPAIQHAGDLAAILSSLQEGEILFLDEIHRMSRPAEEMLYMAMEDFRVDVIVGKGPGATAIPLELPPFTLVGATTRAGLLPPPLRDRFGFTGHMEFYDPAELQRVIHRSAGLLDVEIDAAGAAEIAGRSRGTPRIANRLLRRVRDYAQVRADGAITREIAEAALRVYEVDSRGLDRLDRAVLEALLKLFGGGPVGLSTLAVAVGEERETVEEVAEPFLVREGLLARTPRGRVATPAAWTHLGLVPPQAAGPGAHGSGQQGLFGA
- the ruvC gene encoding crossover junction endodeoxyribonuclease RuvC; the protein is MRVLGVDPGLTRCGVGVVEGVAGRPLTMLGVGVVRTAADADIGVRLVGIERGIEEWLDRFSPELVAVERVFSQHNVRTVMGTAQASAVAMLCASRRGIPVALHTPSEVKAAVTGSGRADKAQVGAMVTRLLRLSAPPKPADAADALALAICHIWRAPAQNRLQQAVAQNRLQQAAAQHQAAARASAHPQAPAQHPSSAVKGRTR
- the ruvA gene encoding Holliday junction branch migration protein RuvA, with the translated sequence MIAFVSGPVAALAPSVAVIEVGGVGMAVQCTPNTLSALRVGQDARLATSLVVREDSLTLYGFADDDERQVFELLQTASGVGPRLAQAMLGVHSPDALRIAVSTGDEKALMAVPGIGKKGAQKLLLELKDKLGAPLGSSGLVGAQRAAASGPAPWTEQLSAALIGLGYASREAEEAVGAVTPIAEAALAETGAAPVPQLLRAALQALNRTR
- a CDS encoding YebC/PmpR family DNA-binding transcriptional regulator, translating into MSGHSKWATTKHKKAVIDAKRGKLFAKLIKNIEVAARTGGADLDGNPTLFDAVQKAKKQSVPNKNIDSALKRGAGLEAGGADYATIMYEGYGPNGVAVLIECLTDNRNRAASDVRVAMTRNGGSMADPGSVSYLFNRKGVVVLPKGELSEDDVLETVLEAGAEEVNDLGESFEIISEATDLVAVRTALQAAGIDYDSAESSFVPTMQVELDEEGARKMFKLIDALEDSDDVQNVFANFDVSDEVMEKVDA